Part of the Catalinimonas alkaloidigena genome is shown below.
CAGCTACGATGAACTCCTAGAAGTATTCTGGAAAACGCATGATCCTACAACACCTAATCGTCAGGGCAATGACATTGGACCGCAGTATCGCTCGGCGGTTTTTTATCATAACGAAGAACAAAGAGAAAAAGCAGAAAAATATAAGCAAGAACTAAATGAAGCCGGTGCTTATGACAATCCTATTGTCACTGAAATTACCGCTTTTGAAAAGTTTTATCCGGCTGAGGATTATCACCAAAACTATTTTAACCAGAATGGTAGTCAGCCATACTGCTCTTTTGTGATTCGTCCCAAGGTAGAGAAGTTTGAAAAAGTATTTAAAGACAAACTTAAGAAAGTAAATAATTAACTCAAGTTGCGAATTAAAAGGTTAAATGAAGCATAGTCTGCCAAAAGATTGTTAAAGTGAAGTTACCACACTTTACCTAACAATTACATGACAGACTATACTATTGCAATATATTGTTTTATGGACGATTATTTAAAAATCAGCCAACCCCACATAGACATTCGTCGCAAAGTAAGTGATGCGGAGATATTAACTACTGCCCTGCTCTCAGCCCAGTACTTTT
Proteins encoded:
- the msrA gene encoding peptide-methionine (S)-S-oxide reductase MsrA; the protein is MDIATFGNGCFWCTEAIFQNLNGVEKVVSGYSGGHVDNPTYKQVCSGTTGHAEVIQITYDPAIISYDELLEVFWKTHDPTTPNRQGNDIGPQYRSAVFYHNEEQREKAEKYKQELNEAGAYDNPIVTEITAFEKFYPAEDYHQNYFNQNGSQPYCSFVIRPKVEKFEKVFKDKLKKVNN